In Centropristis striata isolate RG_2023a ecotype Rhode Island chromosome 8, C.striata_1.0, whole genome shotgun sequence, the genomic window ccaatattctctagggttgaaatttggaatttgcaaatatttcaatgagtgtcctattaagggttaaagtgtcaaatctacgagaaaaaaatgcgtagatttatgcgatttaaagtggtgaatctgggagaaaaaagttgttttttttcactttttttctcgtaaatctgcaacttttttccttgtagatttgccacttttatctagtaaatttgatactttcttctcaaaatattacctaaagttaccaaatacagttctttgcctgataaagggttaaatcatgATCAATACAATTTGGCCTTTTGAAGaatttgcacacaaaaaaacccctttaatatcaaagtgaaaacagattttttgaaaatagtgtcaaatatttaaaaatatacaagttAAATGTATGTCTGTGTTCTGGAGTCTATTGCGGCATGATCTGCCCATGCCTGggtccttttttgttgttttatactTCTACGTCGCTACAATTCAGTGGGAACTATTTAAATCTCATTAAGAAAGATTAccttattaatcccacaatggggaaactCAATCTTTGCATTTAACCTTTGCACTTCATGCCAGTCATGGGATTTGAACTGACAACCCTCTGGTTACAAGCTTGATTCTTAACCTCTAGgctgatatattttatttttatgtcaacTTTGCAAGCAATTTTTGTGCTTTCCGTTATTACTATGAAACTATTATATCTAAAAGTACGTAGTGTATCATTATAGCGTTATAAAATTTGATTATTGCTACTGACTAGTTAGTTTTACTGTGGTTTGCTCATGTGAAtccattttatttgctttatatTAATGTCATCTGAACTGATCTGCACAGTAAGCGGGTTAAATTTTTCATTTgcaaagtaattaaataattattgtgGCTGTTCTGTGGTAAAGATACACCTCAACCCaatcacagcttctctctgagcaATGCTAGCATCTCAATGTCATGTTCCAGCATTAGAAGTGAGAAGAAAGACAAAAGGCGAGTCGATGATTTCGTCAGCAGCCTCCCTTGGGATAgcatgttttattacatttttgcagTGTCCAGACACATTGCAGTGGGGAGAACAATCCAATCAgtgaaaaaacatgatataCACAGTTCCTTATGGGACCCTAAGGCATTAAAGAGTCATGAGTTCCATTTAAGAAATGtctaagacatgaaatattattctAATAAGTGAAAGATTAAAAAGGAGAATTGGTTTTTACCTTTGACAAATCATTATTATAGTGGATCATTTCTGCCCACATGCCAACACTCCACATTGAATCTGGAGCACAAAgccaaaatatttgtttttagcaGAACataatcatgattttttaaaattcttccTCAATAAGACTTAATTTAGAAAGGAACATAATCAAAATATTAAGagtaaaaatgcacaatatgAACCATAAGCTGTACATAACACATTTTGCTTGACAAACTGTCTAAACATTCAAACATAGTATCTCTACTAGGCATCTAATTTGCTTCAAAATATGTACTGACCCAATTTGTTTTGGAGGaaaaacaagaggaaaaaacattaaaaaaaaacttttttttaaccacagtGAGTTTAACAACTCAAGACACCAAGTAATAAATCACACCACACGCAtttcacactttaaaaaaactgaaacaaatcatttaaaaagttaatcaaaacagtttgttttttacaaataaactaTGTTTTGTGGCAAAGGGTGGATCGGGTGCATTTAACATTTGGTTAGTCAATTTAGGAGATGTGTCTTATTGtccaaacattttaaacagctCATGATAAAAACTCAACTTCAAATCCAAAAAACTTGCTAAAACATCATTCTCAAATCCATTCCAAACTCATATGAAACCATCTGGAGCACCAGATCTCGAatgttaaaagagaaaaaaaaggacaatttcTGACTAAAATCTTCAAAAAAAACCATACACTTTCTGCAATGTCCCCATGTCTCAATTATCTTTTTGCACTTTCAGGCTTTTCCTCCGGGTGGCTTTTCTGGTGAGCTTTCAAGGTGCGCTCACGGCCGAAGCTCTTCCCGCAGGTGGGACAGGCGAAGCGGCCCACGGCATGAGCCCGGGACATGTGGGCGTCCAGCTGCTCGGGACGGGCGAAGCTCTCTTCACATTCTTCGCAGGGGTGGGCTTTCCGTGGGGTGTGTTTCTCCTTCTTGTGAGCGCGGAGCTGAATCAAGCCGGGGAACAAGAGGTCGCACTCCGGACAGGGGACCTGACGGgccggaggaggagcagcagcagcagcagctgcagcatctGCTTTCGGTTTCTTCTCCTTTGCTTGAGCATCCTCGGGACTCTTTGCATCCTCCGTTTCTGACTTTGCTGCTGCTTTGGAAGGACGGCCTCGCTTTGCTGCGACTGCTTTTCCTTTCTCCTCTGCTGGAGGAGCGTCTGCCTCAGGCGCGCCGGCCTTCCCTTCCTCCTCAGGCGCTTCAGCCTCATCCTTCTTTTTCcgctttccctttttttcagcGGCTGCTGGTTCTTCAACTTTGGACGGACGCCCGCGTTTCTTGACTGCCGAAGCGCTGCCGTTGCATTGCTGACATTCAGGGGACTTGTCCAGGTGTGCCGTCAGCTCCGGCTCTGCCTCGAAGCCCTGACCGCACTTCTTACAGCGGTGGGTTTTCGTAGGGTCCTCCGGCTGTTCTGCAGTCTCTACTACTTCTGGGCGGGGGTGCTGGGTCAGGCGGTGAGTCCGCAACAGACCGGCACTCCGGAAGGTTTCATTGCAATCTTTACACACCAACTGTTTCTCTGGACACACCTGTCTTCTATGGGCTGTCAACTGTAAATGgtaggaagtaaaaaaaataatcagaatcaATTAGTATAAACCACGATGaggaattagggctgggcgatatggccctaaaagaatatcacgatattgcaggctatt contains:
- the znf576.2 gene encoding zinc finger protein 576.2; protein product: MDSEILNIEEIVMGRGLPDPPPEVPPEKPAEPYKPKTMNGPPPPTVQSYQHENLQCFQCFITFCSAKAKERHMKKSHREEYKQQLQQGNTLFTCYVCDRTFLSSEELTQHQPTHSKDDKPFKCVHCKDSFKTFSELTAHRRQVCPEKQLVCKDCNETFRSAGLLRTHRLTQHPRPEVVETAEQPEDPTKTHRCKKCGQGFEAEPELTAHLDKSPECQQCNGSASAVKKRGRPSKVEEPAAAEKKGKRKKKDEAEAPEEEGKAGAPEADAPPAEEKGKAVAAKRGRPSKAAAKSETEDAKSPEDAQAKEKKPKADAAAAAAAAPPPARQVPCPECDLLFPGLIQLRAHKKEKHTPRKAHPCEECEESFARPEQLDAHMSRAHAVGRFACPTCGKSFGRERTLKAHQKSHPEEKPESAKR